A DNA window from Brassica napus cultivar Da-Ae chromosome C1, Da-Ae, whole genome shotgun sequence contains the following coding sequences:
- the LOC106382173 gene encoding F-box/kelch-repeat protein At3g17530-like gives MVMITDLPFDLEKKILALVPKESRPQWQTTCKRWRTLRQDLLSKKHLAQTGREFILLLNSSVFSTTINLQGVHNNVDPVMEFGCKLGSLQDSNDLQIHDIFYCKGLVLCTMVGKQMLVVCNPSNRETRYVEPRTSHGCFEYALGYKGSKSSCVNSYKILRYCRYFDKQLMRTVSEFELYDFMSDSWRVLDVDEHDWEISARGVSVKGNTYWVAKKNEDQFILSFDFTRERFGFLPLPYESAGPEDSMNDEYDDTAVLSVVRDEQLSVLHQYLHLDLFEMKIWVSNMIGTKKVSWGEFLVVDVVLLNVVSFVVDEEHKVAVCCSTGKDDPSDDSEEECTSVSIIGKNIQSLVYDEGAIDGSWPHLMNYVPSPVQILRKSTRKSKRKRSTRSFNRHQPEEGTSSRSVEETKVTPKAKPKAYRSF, from the exons atggtgatgatAACCGACCTTCCATTTGATCTGGAAAAGAAGATACTCGCCCTTGTTCCGAAAGAGTCTCGACCACAATGGCAAACTACTTGCAAGAGATGGCGCACTCTACGCCAAGATCTGCTCTCCAAGAAACACTTGGCTCAAACAGGAAGAGAGTTCATCTTACTGTTGAATTCTAGTGTTTTTTCAACAACCATCAACCTCCAGGGAGTCCATAACAACGTTGATCCGGTGATGGAGTTCGGATGTAAACTTGGATCTTTACAAGATTCAAATGATTTACAAATACATGATATTTTCTACTGCAAGGGGTTAGTGCTATGCACTATGGTGGGAAAACAAATGCTCGTGGTTTGCAACCCTAGTAACCGTGAAACTAGGTATGTCGAACCTAGAACAAGTCATGGCTGTTTCGAATATGCTCTTGGATACAAAGGCAGCAAGTCTTCTTGTGTTAATAGCTACAAGATCTTGAGGTATTGTCGTTATTTCGACAAGCAACTGATGCGTACGGTTTCCGAGTTTGAACTGTATGACTTCATGTCTGACTCATGGAGGGTTTTAGATGTTGATGAGCACGATTGGGAAATATCTGCTCGTGGCGTCTCTGTGAAAGGAAACACTTACTGGGTTGCTAAAAAGAATGAAGACCAGTTCATACTCAGTTTTGATTTCACAAGAGAGAGATTTGGGTTTCTCCCTCTTCCGTATGAGAGTGCTGGTCCTGAAGATTCCATGAATGATGAGTATGACGATACAGCTGTTCTGTCAGTTGTTAGAGACGAACAACTCTCGGTGTTACATCAGTATCTTCATTTGGATTTATTTGAGATGAAGATATGGGTGAGCAACATGATTGGCACCAAAAAGGTGTCGTGGGGCGAGTTCTTGGTAGTGGACGTCGTGTTGTTAAATGTTGTCAGCTTCGTGGTTGACGAGGAGCATAAAGTGGCAGTGTGTTGTAGTACAGGCAAGGATGATCCTAGTGATGATAGTGAAGAAGAGTGCACCAGCGTTTCAATTATTGGAAAGAATATACAAAGTCTTGTTTATGATGAAGGGGCTATAGATGGATCATGGCCACATCTCATGAATTACGTTCCAAGCCCGGTTCAAATTTTAAGGAAGAGTACGCGCAAAAGCAAAAGGAAACGATCTACAAGGAG CTTTAACAGGCATCAACCGGAGGAGGGCACTTCTTCAAGAAGCGTTGAGGAAACAAAAGTGACACCCAAAGCAAAACCTAAAGCATATCGAAGTTTCTAG